The Lycium ferocissimum isolate CSIRO_LF1 chromosome 1, AGI_CSIRO_Lferr_CH_V1, whole genome shotgun sequence genome includes a region encoding these proteins:
- the LOC132069180 gene encoding uncharacterized protein At4g13230-like, producing MASMTLIPTLTKLQNARAIIGHNPLRTRVFVGATPKPFQVSKRHLGMAFKDEARNAAEKGVDAAKQGAETAKKAGQEAKNETASAADEAMRKTKVMGDKVADAAQDMAGKAKETAQEAWGSVKDTTQKMKDTVIGKAEESKEAIKNNVNHNMNNKN from the exons ATGGCAAGCATGACTCTAATACCTACTCTAACAAAGCTCCAAAATGCAAGAGCTATCATAGGACATAACCCTTTGAGGACTAGGGTATTTGTTGGTGCAACACCCAAACCTTTCCAG GTAAGTAAACGACATCTAGGGATGGCATTTAAAGATGAGGCTCGTAACGCAGCTGAAAAAGGTGTTGATGCAGCGAAACAAGGCGCTGAAACAGCCAAAAAAGCCGGCCAAGAAGCCAAAAACGAGACTGCCTCTGCTGCTGATGAG GCGATGCGGAAAACAAAGGTAATGGGAGATAAGGTGGCGGATGCAGCACAAGACATGGCTGGAAAAGCAAAAGAAACAGCCCAAGAAGCATGGGGTTCAGTTAAGGACACTACCCAAAAGATGAAAGACACTGTAATTGGCAAGGCTGAAGAATCCAAAGAGGCTATCAAAAATAATGTCAACCACAACATGAACAACaagaattaa
- the LOC132062488 gene encoding uncharacterized protein LOC132062488, translating to MAKIRVEIDLLKTLPDKVWIGMEYENAPLKGFYQKVEYEGIPKYCKHCRKLGHVLANCRVLERKQAAQTKNEGANVGSNIGGKQSNRDENVNKVPPVMQNINNSTNTVSNHNKGDQQRDKNNKDEEEQGALAVASVAKPGKRKKIEKKSMPTRKPSVLLKIIQSTKKKNKKRKARKTQERGQFSKEQNEVGNSKPHSITDAKDTAVDQVPCLNDGRTNDQDSPNNIVHVSSNMQAIRQGGNEQLGVQSKQLEGESARVPPDIRNLPAINLVVDLDAGPIFNDVTEEDALQDPRTNGNNKKDLQQEKSQQIHSQQQIEVTSPSRVVVMIPEDQLQTAATDKDNNDGFSPVVKSKSKQRKNNKKNKGKHNSSKKGGSTN from the coding sequence ATGGCCAAGATTAGGGTCGAGATAGACCTGCTTAAAACTCTTCCGGATAAAGTATGGATTGGTATGGAATATGAGAATGCCCCTCTTAAAGGCTTCTACCAAAAGGTTGAATACGAGGGAATCCCCAAGTATTGCAAACATTGTCGAAAGCTGGGTCATGTGTTAGCTAACTGCAGGGTCCTTGAACGGAAACAGGCTGCTCAAACCAAAAATGAGGGTGCTAATGTGGGCAGCAACATCGGTGGAAAGCAATCCAATCGAGATGAAAATGTTAACAAGGTTCCGCCTGTGatgcaaaatatcaacaacagcaCAAACACTGTCTCTAACCACAACAAGGGGGATCAACAAAGAGACAAGAACAACAAAGATGAAGAGGAACAGGGTGCTCTGGCAGTTGCCTCTGTTGCAAAACctggaaagagaaaaaaaatagaaaaaaagagtATGCCCACCAGGAAACCTAGTGTTCTTCTGAAGATTATTCAATCTactaaaaagaagaacaaaaagagGAAGGCTCGGAAGACCCAAGAACGAGGTCAGTTCAGCAAAGAACAGAATGAAGTTGGGAATTCTAAGCCACACTCCATCACAGATGCTAAGGACACGGCTGTAGATCAGGTTCCGTGTCTCAATGATGGTCGAACCAATGATCAAGACAGCCCTAATAATATTGTACATGTATCAAGCAATATGCAGGCTATACGACAAGGAGGTAACGAACAACTTGGAGTACAGTCCAAACAACTTGAAGGGGAATCTGCCAGGGTCCCTCCCGATATAAGGAACTTACCAGCTATTAACCTCGTTGTGGATCTTGATGCTGGACcaatatttaatgacgttacgGAGGAGGATGCCCTTCAGGATCCTCGGACAAATGGAAACAACAAGAAGGACCTACAACAAGAGAAATCACAACAAATACATAGTCAGCAGCAGATTGAAGTTACCTCTCCTAGCAGAGTGGTCGTCATGATACCTGAAGATCAACTCCAAACTGCAGCAACAGACAAAGACAACAATGATGGTTTTTCCCCGGTAGTGAAAAGCAAATCCAAACAGAGAAAGAACAACAAGAAGAACAAAGGCAAACATAACTCCTCCAAAAAGGGAGGAAGCACAAACTGA